In Phenylobacterium hankyongense, the sequence TGGTGATCGACCCCAGCGCCTGCTGCGCGCTCATGCCCGCCGCCTGCAGCTTCTGCAGGGTCTGCACGAAGGCCGGGTCGCTCGAGCCCATGGCCTCGGCGAGGCGGGTCTGGTGCAGGGCCTCGCCGCGGTCCCAGATGGTGGTGGCGAGAGAGGCTGCGAAGCTGCCGGCCGTGATCCGCAGGAAGTTCGAGAGGCCGACGGCGGAGGGCACCTGCTGGGCCGGGATGCCGTTCAGCGACAGCGTCACCATGGAGATGAAGAAGGTGCTCATGGCGATCCCCTGCACCAGCATGGGCACGATCAGCGAGCCGAAGCTGGCGTCCGGCGTGTAGCCGGAGCGCAGGAAGTAGGAGCCTGCGAAGGCCACCAGCGAGACGGTGGCGGCCCAGCGCGCATCGACCTTGGTCATCAGCCGCGCCGCGAACGGCGTCAGGAACACCGCCACCGCCCCGGAGGGCGCCGCCACCAGGCCCGCCCAGGTGGCGATGTAGCCCATCCGGGTCTGCAGCCACAGCGGCAGCAGGAGGTTGTTGCCGAAGAACACCGCATAGCCGAGGCAGAAGGCGATCGTCGCCAGCACGAAGTTGCGCGACTTGAGCAGCGACAGGTCGACGATCGGGTGCTTCTCGTGAAGCTCCCAGATCACCCAGGCGATCAGGCCCACGACGGCGACGATCAGCTCGACGACGATGGCCGGCGAGTTGAACCAGTCGGCGTCCTTGCCGGTGTCCAGCATCACCTGCAGGGCGCCCACCCAGACCAGCAGCAGCATGAAGCCGGTGGTGTCGATCGGGACCTTGCGGGTTGCGGTCTCGCGGCTCGCCATCCCCCGCCAGCAGACCACGGTGCAGAGGATGCCGATGGGCACGTTGATCAGGAAGATCCACGGCCAGGAGAAGTTGTCGGAGATGTAGCCGCCCAGGATCGGTCCGCAGATCGGCGCCACCAGGGTGGTCATCGACCAGATGGCCAGCGCCGTCCCCCGCTTGCTGGCCGGGAAGATCATGATCAGCAGGGCCTGCGAGCCGGGGATCATCGGCCCGGAGACCGCCCCCTGCAGGATCCGGAAGATGATCAGCGACGCCATGTTCCAGGAGATGCCGCAGAGGAAGGAGGCGACGGTGAACAGCGCCACCGACGCCACGAACGTCTTCACCACCCCGTAGCGGCCCATCAGCCAGCCGGTGAGCGGCACCGAGACCCCGTTGGCGACGGCGAACGAGGTGATCACCCAGGTGCCCTGGCTGGAGCTGACCCCCAGGTTGCCGGCGATGGTCGGCACCGAGACGTTGGCGATGGTCCCGTCCAGCACCTGCATGAAGGTGCCGAGCGCCAGCGCGATGGAGGTGATGGCCAGCGCCATCCCGGTCATCGGCGCGGGGGTGGCCGGAGAGGCGGCGGCGTCAGCCATGGAAGGACTCCGAACCTAGCGGGCGTTGGAGATGTCGATGGCGGCCTTCATCGACAGGCCGATCCGCAACGGGTGCTGGGCGAGCTCCCGCGGGTCGAGCTGGATGCGGACCGGCAGGCGCTGGACCACCTTGATCCAGTTCCCGGAGGCGTTCTGCGCCGGGATCAGCGAGAAGGCCGACCCCGTACCGCCCGACAGGCCCTTCACCCGGCCGTGGAACTTCACGCCGCCGCCGTAGAGGTCGGAGGTGAGCGTCACCGGCTGGCCGATGCGCACGTTGGTCAGCTGCACTTCCTTGAAGTTGGCGTCGACGTAGGCCTCGGTGGTGGGGACGATGGCCATGAGCGGCGTCCCGACCTGCGCCTGCTGGCCGATCTGCACGGCCTTCTTGGAGACCACTCCGTCGATGGGCGCGCGGATCACGGTGCGCGACAGCGCCAGCTTGGCCGCGTCGAGGCGGGCCTGCGCGGCGGCGACTTCCGGGTTCTGCTCCAGCGGCGTTCCGGAGATCAGCACCTCGTTGGCCTGCCGTGAGCCGGCGGCGGCCTGCAGGTTGGCGCGGGCCTGGGCGA encodes:
- a CDS encoding HlyD family efflux transporter periplasmic adaptor subunit, which produces MSDTAPAPAAAHKRRRLLTLLAAVVVVGAVLYGIYALVFSGHTVETDNAYVGADTAQVTPLVAGPVAQVLVRETEIVKAGQPLVILDDADARIAVAQAQAAVGQAERKVRGYEANDTALGGQLAARQADINRAQSDLQRARTDLDRRQALSASGAVSGEELTTAKNQFASAQAQVAQARANLQAAAGSRQANEVLISGTPLEQNPEVAAAQARLDAAKLALSRTVIRAPIDGVVSKKAVQIGQQAQVGTPLMAIVPTTEAYVDANFKEVQLTNVRIGQPVTLTSDLYGGGVKFHGRVKGLSGGTGSAFSLIPAQNASGNWIKVVQRLPVRIQLDPRELAQHPLRIGLSMKAAIDISNAR
- a CDS encoding DHA2 family efflux MFS transporter permease subunit → MADAAASPATPAPMTGMALAITSIALALGTFMQVLDGTIANVSVPTIAGNLGVSSSQGTWVITSFAVANGVSVPLTGWLMGRYGVVKTFVASVALFTVASFLCGISWNMASLIIFRILQGAVSGPMIPGSQALLIMIFPASKRGTALAIWSMTTLVAPICGPILGGYISDNFSWPWIFLINVPIGILCTVVCWRGMASRETATRKVPIDTTGFMLLLVWVGALQVMLDTGKDADWFNSPAIVVELIVAVVGLIAWVIWELHEKHPIVDLSLLKSRNFVLATIAFCLGYAVFFGNNLLLPLWLQTRMGYIATWAGLVAAPSGAVAVFLTPFAARLMTKVDARWAATVSLVAFAGSYFLRSGYTPDASFGSLIVPMLVQGIAMSTFFISMVTLSLNGIPAQQVPSAVGLSNFLRITAGSFAASLATTIWDRGEALHQTRLAEAMGSSDPAFVQTLQKLQAAGMSAQQALGSITNQVVNQAYTLAALDFFRVSAWLIVLTIPCIWLTRKAMANAGEAHAAD